ACCCAGACTGCTGAAGCACCGCTACGAGCCTCCCTGCGTCTTTCTTCTGTTGTTTTTACATCTTCAACATTGGCTGAACTTGGTGCGGTAAGTGTTTGAGGAGCTATCTTATCTACATCCAGCTTTGGTTGGTTATAAAAACGGTAGCCTAGTCCACTGGAGAGAGATAGTACGACAAACACAAACATTCCAGCAGAATAGAGACGGTTTTTTAGATGCCATCGCTTACTCTTAGGTCTAGTTTGCCTGTAATCCCTACGAAATAAACTCAAACATCACCCCCAAAAACTACACCACTATAGTGCTTGTTCATTATAATTGGGCAATTATCGATATCAGTGACCAATCTATTTTATCTACAACAAAACTTACTTTACATTCCTCCCCTATCTAACTCACTACCCTACTACCGCAGGTATTCTTTAAGGATTGCTCTATTTTAATATTTTGCCATTCCCTCACAGTTGGCGATAGGCTACGCTTCACCATAGGCGATGGTTGGGCAACAGAACCCGCATAGCGATCGCAACCTATTTCAAATTAACTTTTAATGTTAATGAAATATCCCCGCACTTTGAAAAGCTAAGTAAGTGCGGGGATATTTCATTAACAGTTATCTCAAAGCCATTTAGCTTTTTCTCTTATGCAACCGCTCATCATTCGTATTAACGTCTAATTCCTCACGACGAACATTACCTTCGGCTTCAACTGTATCCTGTTCAACTACTTTCTTAATTTTTACTTCCTCACGCAAAACGGCTTCTTTCTGAATATCAGGAGTTTCTTCATAAATATCCATCCGAGTAACTTCTCCTTCACGGAAGTTAGCCTCAGCAGACGATACAGTTCTACCAGCTTCGTTTGGAGTAGTGCGTTCAATGATTACGCGTTCTTTTTCAACTGGCACAGCAACTCTTGCCGTCTCAGTTTCAACGTGTTTGCCAACAGATACTTCTCCTGTCTTAACACGGGATTTATTGGCAACTAAACGTTCTTCGTATAGTTTCAGATTTTGATGATCCTGCTGATTCATACCGTAAAGATTTGGTTCATTTTGATACGTGTATGTATTGCGATCGCTAGAGGCTGCTGGAGCATCTACAGGTATCGATGTCTCCACAGGTGTTGAGGTACTTAAAGGTGCTTGTCTTACTGGAGTACGATAAACTCCACGCACCCGTTCCTCATAATCGTAATCAATATGTTCCAAATCATTAAAATCTGGTAAATTTTCTACTTGCTCCTTTGTCAGCCCAATAGCATACACGCGTCGATTGTTATAGCTTATTTGAGAACGCCCAATTGGTAACAATACTTGTCTACCAAAAAACCAAAAACCTGTATCAACAACTAAATAGCGGAAATGTCCCGAATTATCCACCAAGATGTGTTTGACAGTCCCAACTTTATCGTCATTTATGTCTGAATAAACATCGAAATCTCTAATTTCATAATCCTTAAAATCTGCATCATCATAGTTACCAGCAAAATCTTCGAGTTTATATAAAGGCATATTCTTTTTCCTCCAATCTCTATATTTACAATTGTAAAGATATAATTTTTTACTCCTTCTTTCTCAAGAAATATATTAATGTTTAAAAAATCATTACTGTGGAGTTAATAGCTTAAACAAATTAGCGTCAATCAAACCCAAACTAAACCTCTGCATAAGATTATAAAAGCTTATAACTAAGTTATTAAACCTTAAATCAGCAAAAGTCTTGGATGAATTCGCAGTTATTGAGCATTTTCTTTGTTGACAGAAGTACGAACAATATACTGATTTGCAGGTAAATTAATAGCAATTGGTTTTATCTTTCCTTGGGAAACTAAAGTTTGATAAACTAAAGCTGTAATCTCTCCTCTAGTTGCAGGTTTACTTGGATTAAGAACTTTAGGTTTTGGATAGTTGACCACTATATTTGCTTTAGTTGCTGCTGCTACATCTCCAACTGCATATTGCGGAATATTATTGGCATCTGCGTAAGTGTTAGTAATAATAAATGACGCAGGACGGTTAAGATTTACAGCATTAGCTGCTAGGGCTGGGGCTTTTGATATCAATAAAGGCTGCATTAAAGTAGTAAAAGCGAGCGGCATTAAAATACGTCTTTTTACAGCTTTTTGTGCAGTTTTTTGAGGAACTACTCTCTGCATGACTGTGGGTAGACTAACTGCTGATGTATCAGTAGTTAGATTCAGACCTTTGTTTAAAGCAACTATAGCCTCAACCTTAGAAACTGATTGATTGGGACGAAAGTAACCACCAGGATAACCCGTCATAAATCCTTGTTGATATGCTTCTTCAATGGGACGAGTAGCCCAATAGTTAGTAGGAACATCTTTATATACAGCACCACTTTGTATCTGGCGAGTTGGTGGTTGGTCAAAAGCTTTACGAATAATTGCTGCAAACTCATCTCGGTCTACTGGCTGTTCTGGCCGAAATGTACCATCAGGATATCCAGTGACAATATTTCTTGCAGCCAAACCTTGAATAAATGGCTGTGCCCAGTAATTAGATTGAACATCACTAAAGGTAGTTGTAGGGGAAGATTGAGCAGATGTTTCTAATGTTCCAACTGCAAGTACTGTTAAATTTAAGGTTAGTAAAGATACACCTGCTGAAACGAACTTAGTTAACTGTGTCATAATCCATGCCCCCTGTTTTTTCAATTATTCATTATTTCTAATACTTCAATAGTGATTAACAAATAGTGGAGATTTAGTGGAGAAATTTCTCCCAAAACTTGAAATACTACTAAAGACTGACTATGCTTATTACTTTAGATATAGATAACGCAAAAATGAAAATATCAAAAACGTCAATGTTTTAGTGACGGCTTATGTTAATAGAAGAATTTTATAGCAATCTTATTTGAGTTGTGAAAAATATAGATTAGGAAACGAACCGCATAGACGCAAAGCGGCCTTCCCGCAGTGTAGGACGCAAAGAAAAGAAAGAAGAAAGAGAGATATAATTTTCACGAATTATTTAGGACTGCTATAAATCTAAGTAATAAAATCTAAAGCTTGCTTTTGAGAATAAAAATATAGCAGAGTTCTCCACGGCTTTTCCACTATTTAGATTTAATCTAAGTCTCAAACGATAAATTAATGAAATTTTCTTTATATAACTTTTTTGCTACCTTAACTATCAGTTATTTTACTATGTACACATTTTACGTACAAAAACTAAGTGTTAATTGAATATGAGATACATCTTTCAAAAAATCTTTCTTTGGATAGTAGAGTTATTGTCTGAAAACGCAAGATGGTTAGCGGTAGGAGGGTAGAATGCGTCAACTCATTATCCAAGTACCACGGGGAAATGGAAAAGCTGTTATCGATATTGCCAAATCTCATAACGGTACAAATCTAGCTCGATTTGAAGGAAATGGAGAAGAACCGATTGATGTGGTGATTGTTCACGTTTCTAATCGAGAAGTTGGCAAAGTTCTGGACAAGTTGCAAGACTTGCCCAAAGTACAAATTACGCTCATACCAACTGGTGTGATGACTCTGCAACCCCCTGCATCGGAAGCACCGCAACAAGTTGTAGATGTGGAAGAACGCAGTCCGATTGAGATTTTTCTTTCTGGTTTGCAAAGTGTTGGCTCTTGGCGAGGCTTTCTTGGTTATGCAGCACTCGCAGGCTTTGTTGTCTGGATTGGCTTGTATATCAATACAGCTTATTTGCTGGTGGCGGCAATGCTGATTGCACCATTTGCAGGCCCAGCGATGAATACAGCGATCGCTACTGCATGGGGCGATCGCAAACTCTTAGGACGGAGTATTTTACGATATTTTGCTGCTTTAGCAGTCACAATTGCAACTACTTGGTTACTTAGCCTGATATTACGGCAAGAAATTCCCACTAGTTTAATGGTAGAAAGTAGCCAAGTTTCAGCAGTCGCAGTGATTTTACCATTGGCAGGCGGAGCAGCAGGAGCGCTCAATTTGGTGCAGTCAGAACGGAGTAGTTTAGTATCTGGGGCAGCAACCGGAATGCTAGTTGCCGCTTCCTTAGCTCCACCTGCGGGAATTGTCGGTATGGCAAGTGCAGTCGGTAGGTGGGACATGGCAATTTCGGGACTGTTCTTACTGTTTTTGCAACTATGCGGCATCAACTTTTCAGCATCCCTTTTGTTCCGAATATTTGGGCTGTCTGCTTAAGGAACTCGCTATCAGCGTGGTAAAAAACGGGTATTCGGTATTGCTTTAGTGATAACTGTCATCGCATTGACAGGTTTGCTAACTTGGCAGTTTTCTCATTCTCCCAATTTACAACGCTCTAGCCTTGCCCAACGTGCCAACGCCCAAGTTCAAAAAACTGTAGAGCAAGTTGGTTTAGCAAAATTAGTCGAGTCGAATGTCCGCTTTACACGATCCAATATTCAAGGTCAGGATACCCTACTATCTGTTGTTTATGTGCAGCGCCAACCGGGAGTTACAGCATCTAGTGAAGAAATACGCGATCGCCTCACCCAATTAATTCAAACCCAATTATTGAAACAGGACTTAAATGTGACACCTCTAGTTGATGTCAACGTGCTAGAAACACCTGCTAGTAAACAATAAGCCCAATTCTCTAAAATACAGCAACAGATTCAAACCTAAAAATCTAATCAAATATGGAGATTTTAATTACGAATTACGAATTACGAATTACGAATTAATACTATGAGTAGTTCAAAGTTTTCAGAAAAACAAGCCCTAGAAAAAGAACGTAATGAAGTCTTACAACAGTTGGAAGATTGGCTAGAAATTCCAATGCTGGTGCTGGGCTTTGTATGGCTAGCACTATTCATCATCGAGATCATCTGGGGGCTAAATCCTTTACTGGAAGCCTTTAGCATCACTATTTGGATTATTTTTATATTAGATTTTTTACTTAAATTAGCGATCGCTCCTTATAAATTTTCTTATATCAAAAGCAATTGGCTAACAGCTATTTCTCTACTATTGCCAGCCCTGCGTACTTTTCGGGTTATCCGAGTTATACGGATACTACGAACAGCGCGGGCTGTGCGAGGGCTACAGTTGTTGCGAGTTATTACTCGTACTAACAGAGGAATGCGGGTTTTAGCAGCAAGTATTAGCCGTCGAGGGTTTGGTTATGTTATGGCGCTAACCATGATTGTTACTTTAGTAGGAGCAGCAGGGATGTATGCGTTTGAAAATGAAGTTCCTTTAGAATCTGGGCTGCACAATTACGGCAGTGCTTTATGGTGGACAGCAATGCTAATAACAACGATGGGTTCTGACTATTCGCCCAAAACGCCCGAAGGTCGGGTGCTTTGTTTTTTCTTAGCGTTGTATGCGTTTGCCGTGTTTGGCTACGTTACTGCTACTCTGGCAACGTTTTTTATTGGTCGTGATGCCGATGATGATGAAGCAGAACTAGCTGGAGCGAAATCGATTCAAGCACTTCAGGCAGAAATTACAGCTTTACGGGGAGAAATTCAAGAATTATTGCATCAGAATTTAAAACGTTGACATTAGAACAAATTAACTAGTGAGGAAACTTCATGAATGCAGAAATCTCGGCAGCTTGGGATAAGGTTCAAAGCATGATTAACGGATTTATGGCTTTGTTACCGAATATTGCCTTAGCGTTAATTGTCTTTATAATTTTTTTGTTTGTCGCCAGCAGAATTAAGGTATTTGTCAAGCGATTAACTCGCAATCGCCGCTCTGCCCGGAATTTAGGATTAGTACTAGGAAGATTAGCGCAAGGGTTGACAATTTTGATTGGGTTGTTTATCGCCCTTTCCATAGTAATTCCCTCATTTAAAGCAGGTGATTTAGTACAACTATTGGGAATTAGCGGTGTTGCAATTGGTTTTGCCTTCCGTGATATTTTGCAAAACTTCTTAGCTGGGATTTTAATTCTGTTAACTGAGCCGTTCCAAATCGACGATCAAATTGTTTTTAAAGGATTTGAGGGAACAGTTGAAAATATCCAAACAAGAGCCACTACAATCAGAACTTACGATGGTCGGCGGATTGTCATTCCGAACTCGGAATTATTTACTAATTCGGTAACTGTAAACACTGCCTTTGATAACCGACGATTAGAGTATGATGTCGGCATTGGCTACAACGATGATATTGACCGTGCCAAGCAGTTAATGCTAGACGCAATGCATAGTGTAAATGAAGTTTTAAAAGACCCAGCTCCTGATGTACTAGTAATGGAACTTGCCGAAAGCACTGTTAACATCCGTGTGCGTTGGTGGGTTCATCCACCACGACGCGCAGATAATCTTATTTCGCGGGATAAAGTGATTATTGCAATCAAGAAAACGCTTGTTGCAAACGGCATTGATTTGCCCTTCCCAACTCAACAAATTTTGTTCCACGACCAGACCGAAGAGACAGATGGAAACCGTTCCCGTCAGCGTGAAGGTTGGCCTGCGGGTAAAGGTGAAGTACCGAAGCCTCGCCGCATTAGCGATTCACTCAGGTTACTTGCTCAAGTGCGCTCCTCAGAAGATAACAACGGTAAAGTAGATTCTCAAATCAACGAACAATGAAAAATGTCAAGATAAGCAAACTGTGGGATCAGCTCCACTCAAGTTACTGGTTCATACCGGCGGTTATGGCGGTGGTAGCTACTGCTTTGGCTTTCACAATGCTTAATCTTGACCGTACAGGCAAGATAGACATTGATTATTGGTGGATTTATACAGGTGGAGCAGATGGGGCGCGATCACTGTTAGGATCGGTTGCAGGTTCGATGATTAGCGTTGCTGCTACAGCCTTTTCAATTACAATTGTGGCGCTTCAGTTGGCTGCTTCCAATTTCGGGCCGCGACTACTGCGTAATTTTATGCAGGATACAGGTAATCAAATTGTACTAGGCACATTTATTGGTACGTTCATCTACTGCTTGTTCGTACTGCGGACAATTCATGGAGAAGGAGATGGATACGAACAGTATGTGCCACAACTTTCGGTTACAGTCGGCACTTTACTCGCAATTATTAGCATTAGTGTTTTGATTTATTTTATCCATCATGCTTCAACCATAATTCAGGCATCTCACGTAATCCAAAATGTTAGTGAGGATTTACATTCAGCAATTGATCGGTTATTTCCAGAAAGAATTGGGCGTGGTGAACCAGAAGATAGACAAGGAATTGAAGAAATTCCTATGTCCTTTGAGAAAGAGTCTTTACCGATTCGAGCTAATGGCACTGGTTATTTACAAGCAATTGATAATAGGGAATTGATGGAAATTGCTTGTAAACATAATTTGCTAATACGCCTTCAGGTTAGACCAGGAAAATTTATAATTCAAGGTGGCAATTTAGCCTTGGTTTTTCCTGGAAAAAAAGTAAATAAAAAACTTACCAAACACATTAATGATGCTTTTATTTTGGGCAAAGAACGTACAGAACAACAGGATATAGAGTTTCCAATCGATCAATTAGTAGAAATTGCTCTGCGTGCCATTTCCCCTGGAATAAACGATCCATTTACTGCAATTCGCTGTATTGACCGAATTAGCGCAGGGCTGTGCCACTTAGTTCAAAAAGATTTCCCTTCGCCCTACCGCTACGATAAAAATAACAAATTGCGCTTCATTGCTGAAGGAGTCGATTTTCGAGGATTGGTTGATCGTGCTTTTAACCAAATTCGGCAGTATGGAAAGTCGGATGCAGGAGTAACTATTCGTTTGTTAGAAGCTATAGCTACTATTGCCACCTACACCAATAATTCTAAATATCAAGCAAGCCTACGCCATCATGCTGACATGATTTTACAAGATAGCCGTGAAGGACTCTCACAAGAACAAGACCGCAAAGATGTAGAAGAGAGTTATTATCAGGTCATTAAAAATTTAAATAATGATAACAATAATAAAGATTGGAATTAGCCAGAAAAAGGACGTTTTAAATTAATATTTTTGAGTTAGTAATTATGAGAAGTCTGAATTGGAAAGGTTATCGAACTATCGCATGGATAGGACAGGCTGTACTAACAATTTTTGTCATAGCCGCAGCAGTTCAAGGTAAATGGTCAAATGCTTTGGGTCTTGCAGTATTTCTTATTGTATCCTTTATATTTGTCATCCGAGATGATAAATTACCCACCTTGTTTGATTTTTTGTTTGTCTTGGCTGCATTGCTAAATGCTACTGGTTGGGTATGGAATTTATTTGGTATGCCAGGCCCCTATGACGAGATTGTTCATGCTTATACGACTTCTGCAATTACCCTAGCACTTAGTTTTTTAGTCTATGGTTCAATGTTGAATATATTTCGGAATCATACACTTTTGTATTTAGTGACAATTACTAGTTTTGGGATTGCTGTTGGTGCTTTGTGGGAAGTTATAGAATGGTCTGCTGGTAAGATTCTTAATACTCAAGTAATTGAAAGCTTGGATGACACCATTATTGATTTAGTTATGGACTCTCTGGGGGCTGGATTGGCAGCTTTTATTAGTCTTTGGGCGTTGCGAGATTGGACAAGTCGTAATGTAAAGGTAAATCATTCGCCAACTGAGACATCCGTTTAAAACACTTAATCTTCAATACTTACGAATATGATTATGAAGAAAAAATACATACATAAAGAGCAGGAAACTCCTAAGTCTAGTTTATTTGGTTTAACAAAAAAATCTCACCAAATCAACTTAGTAATTTTGCCTGAAAAGATTTTGACCGACAAGTTTTTTGTGAAGAAAACAATAACTCATAGGCTGGTATATTTAATAGTGATAGCAGCAGGATTTTTGAGTAGCTGTTCAACAGATTTTTCTGGAAAAGTTTGTCCTTCAATTGTTCCTTCTCCTACAGTTAATGAGTCACAGAGTCAAATTTCGCGCCCTCTGACACCAACTGCTGAGGACAACAATTTTGTGGTTGGAGTTGTTGAAAAAGTAGAACCAGCCGTAGTTCAAATTAATACTTCCCGAACTATTAGAACCCAAGTACCACAATTACCAGATGCATTAAATGACCCATTCTTTCGGCGCTTTTTTGGTG
The Nostoc punctiforme PCC 73102 genome window above contains:
- a CDS encoding S-layer homology domain-containing protein, encoding MTQLTKFVSAGVSLLTLNLTVLAVGTLETSAQSSPTTTFSDVQSNYWAQPFIQGLAARNIVTGYPDGTFRPEQPVDRDEFAAIIRKAFDQPPTRQIQSGAVYKDVPTNYWATRPIEEAYQQGFMTGYPGGYFRPNQSVSKVEAIVALNKGLNLTTDTSAVSLPTVMQRVVPQKTAQKAVKRRILMPLAFTTLMQPLLISKAPALAANAVNLNRPASFIITNTYADANNIPQYAVGDVAAATKANIVVNYPKPKVLNPSKPATRGEITALVYQTLVSQGKIKPIAINLPANQYIVRTSVNKENAQ
- a CDS encoding ion transporter, with amino-acid sequence MSSSKFSEKQALEKERNEVLQQLEDWLEIPMLVLGFVWLALFIIEIIWGLNPLLEAFSITIWIIFILDFLLKLAIAPYKFSYIKSNWLTAISLLLPALRTFRVIRVIRILRTARAVRGLQLLRVITRTNRGMRVLAASISRRGFGYVMALTMIVTLVGAAGMYAFENEVPLESGLHNYGSALWWTAMLITTMGSDYSPKTPEGRVLCFFLALYAFAVFGYVTATLATFFIGRDADDDEAELAGAKSIQALQAEITALRGEIQELLHQNLKR
- a CDS encoding mechanosensitive ion channel family protein, yielding MNAEISAAWDKVQSMINGFMALLPNIALALIVFIIFLFVASRIKVFVKRLTRNRRSARNLGLVLGRLAQGLTILIGLFIALSIVIPSFKAGDLVQLLGISGVAIGFAFRDILQNFLAGILILLTEPFQIDDQIVFKGFEGTVENIQTRATTIRTYDGRRIVIPNSELFTNSVTVNTAFDNRRLEYDVGIGYNDDIDRAKQLMLDAMHSVNEVLKDPAPDVLVMELAESTVNIRVRWWVHPPRRADNLISRDKVIIAIKKTLVANGIDLPFPTQQILFHDQTEETDGNRSRQREGWPAGKGEVPKPRRISDSLRLLAQVRSSEDNNGKVDSQINEQ
- a CDS encoding DUF2382 domain-containing protein, encoding MPLYKLEDFAGNYDDADFKDYEIRDFDVYSDINDDKVGTVKHILVDNSGHFRYLVVDTGFWFFGRQVLLPIGRSQISYNNRRVYAIGLTKEQVENLPDFNDLEHIDYDYEERVRGVYRTPVRQAPLSTSTPVETSIPVDAPAASSDRNTYTYQNEPNLYGMNQQDHQNLKLYEERLVANKSRVKTGEVSVGKHVETETARVAVPVEKERVIIERTTPNEAGRTVSSAEANFREGEVTRMDIYEETPDIQKEAVLREEVKIKKVVEQDTVEAEGNVRREELDVNTNDERLHKRKS
- a CDS encoding DUF2254 domain-containing protein; protein product: MKNVKISKLWDQLHSSYWFIPAVMAVVATALAFTMLNLDRTGKIDIDYWWIYTGGADGARSLLGSVAGSMISVAATAFSITIVALQLAASNFGPRLLRNFMQDTGNQIVLGTFIGTFIYCLFVLRTIHGEGDGYEQYVPQLSVTVGTLLAIISISVLIYFIHHASTIIQASHVIQNVSEDLHSAIDRLFPERIGRGEPEDRQGIEEIPMSFEKESLPIRANGTGYLQAIDNRELMEIACKHNLLIRLQVRPGKFIIQGGNLALVFPGKKVNKKLTKHINDAFILGKERTEQQDIEFPIDQLVEIALRAISPGINDPFTAIRCIDRISAGLCHLVQKDFPSPYRYDKNNKLRFIAEGVDFRGLVDRAFNQIRQYGKSDAGVTIRLLEAIATIATYTNNSKYQASLRHHADMILQDSREGLSQEQDRKDVEESYYQVIKNLNNDNNNKDWN